From the genome of Candidatus Promineifilum breve, one region includes:
- the purH gene encoding bifunctional phosphoribosylaminoimidazolecarboxamide formyltransferase/IMP cyclohydrolase, which yields MTQRAILSVSDKTGLITLGRGLAALGWELVGSGGTAAALRTAGLAVRDVAEVTGAPEMLGGRVKTLHPAIHGGILARDSAADAAELAAHHIAPFDLVVANLYPFAATVARPDVTADEAVEQIDIGGVALLRAAAKNFGRVLVLCDPADYADALAALRGGSTTEALRRAMSLKAFALTAAYDRAIVDFLSLSPRERLGEGSLGAGEQGGRGAGEQGSDPLPATRHSPPATRDDTEVFSEEIDLRLKKVQALRYGENPHQAAALYAAESEAGPLGGRLLRGKELSYNNLLDLDAAWRAAESLLRPAVVIVKHLSPCGLAIGATAAVAFPAALASDPVSAFGGVIAVNRPVDAAFVAEPALADLFVEAIVAPAFAPEALDWFAAHKKNCRLLALGESIGDPPALLEWRAIRGGLLAQTRDAGDPPDAGWRVVSRRAPTAEEESALRLAWIAAKHVKSNAIVLAQATATVGIGGGLPSRIDAVRLAAAKAGERARGAALASDAFFPFADGVEAAAEAGVTAVVEPGGSVRDEEVIAAADRLGLALVFTGARHFRH from the coding sequence ATGACGCAACGAGCCATTCTCTCCGTATCCGACAAGACAGGATTGATCACATTGGGCCGCGGGCTGGCCGCGTTGGGCTGGGAGCTGGTGGGCAGCGGGGGCACGGCGGCGGCCCTGCGCACCGCCGGGCTGGCCGTCCGCGACGTGGCCGAGGTGACCGGCGCGCCGGAGATGCTGGGCGGCCGGGTCAAGACGCTACACCCGGCCATCCACGGTGGCATCCTGGCCCGCGACTCGGCGGCCGATGCCGCCGAACTGGCCGCCCACCACATCGCGCCGTTCGATCTGGTCGTCGCCAATCTGTACCCGTTCGCCGCCACCGTGGCCCGGCCCGACGTGACGGCCGACGAGGCCGTGGAGCAGATCGACATCGGCGGCGTAGCCCTGCTGCGGGCCGCGGCCAAGAACTTCGGCCGCGTGCTGGTGCTGTGCGACCCGGCCGATTACGCCGACGCCCTGGCCGCTCTGCGCGGCGGCAGCACAACCGAGGCCCTCCGCCGCGCAATGTCCCTGAAGGCGTTTGCCCTGACGGCGGCCTACGATCGGGCGATTGTGGATTTCTTGTCCCTCTCCCCCCGGGAGAGGTTAGGAGAGGGTTCTTTGGGCGCGGGGGAGCAGGGGGGCAGGGGGGCAGGGGAGCAAGGGAGCGACCCGCTACCCGCCACCCGCCACTCGCCACCCGCCACCCGCGACGACACAGAGGTATTTTCGGAAGAGATAGATCTACGCCTGAAGAAGGTTCAGGCGCTCCGCTACGGCGAGAACCCCCACCAGGCGGCGGCGCTCTACGCGGCCGAAAGTGAGGCCGGGCCGCTGGGCGGGCGGCTGCTGCGGGGCAAGGAGTTGTCCTATAACAACCTGCTCGACCTCGACGCGGCCTGGCGGGCGGCCGAGTCGTTGCTGCGCCCGGCGGTGGTCATCGTCAAGCACCTGTCGCCTTGCGGCCTGGCCATTGGCGCGACGGCCGCGGTGGCGTTCCCGGCGGCGCTGGCGTCCGATCCCGTGTCGGCCTTCGGCGGGGTCATCGCCGTCAACCGGCCGGTGGACGCGGCCTTCGTGGCCGAGCCGGCGCTGGCCGATCTGTTCGTAGAGGCCATCGTCGCCCCGGCCTTCGCGCCGGAAGCGCTGGATTGGTTCGCGGCGCATAAGAAGAATTGCCGGCTGCTGGCCCTGGGCGAGAGCATTGGCGACCCGCCCGCGCTCCTGGAATGGCGGGCCATTCGCGGCGGCCTGCTGGCCCAGACGCGCGACGCGGGCGACCCGCCGGATGCCGGCTGGCGCGTCGTCAGCCGCCGCGCGCCGACGGCCGAGGAAGAGAGCGCCCTACGCCTGGCCTGGATCGCCGCGAAGCACGTCAAGTCCAACGCCATCGTGCTGGCCCAGGCGACGGCCACGGTGGGCATCGGCGGCGGGCTGCCCAGCCGTATCGACGCGGTGCGGCTGGCGGCGGCCAAGGCCGGGGAGCGGGCGCGCGGGGCGGCGCTGGCCTCGGATGCGTTCTTCCCGTTTGCCGACGGGGTGGAGGCGGCGGCCGAGGCGGGCGTGACGGCCGTGGTGGAGCCGGGCGGCTCGGTGCGCGACGAGGAAGTGATCGCCGCCGCCGACCGGCTGGGGCTGGCCCTCGTCTTCACCGGGGCGCGGCACTTCCGGCACTGA
- a CDS encoding cation-translocating P-type ATPase, whose product MATEWYKLSIDQTLKEVGSALDRGLAADEAARRLTERGPNELQEKAGRSKLEIIWEQFANILTVLLILAAGVSAFLGDWIEAVAILIIVVLNGILGYSQEYRAEQSMAALKRMSVPIVRVRRDGRLQEVSARDLVPGDVVVLETGNIVPADGRVTTSVNMRIEEAALTGESEPVEKDQSLVFNDDHALGDRRNMVYSGTLVNYGRGEFVVTSTGMETELGHIANLIQGVEEDDTPLQARLDRLGRALAYAALALITVMIVLGLLRGETDYGELLLTAVSLAVAAIPEALTAVVTIALSLGAQRMLKRQALIRRLPAVETLGSVTIICSDKTGTLTLNRMTVQAVDMANHTYSFQHNEATRRLEIMKVGGETPHLGTNPTLDLLLVSGALNSDAILAHETEAQAIGDPTEAALVNAAALVEMRKPDLEHAFPRIAEVPFDSTRKRMTTVHRVPSNDDEVPDSLAAVWQRRDLAQVTEPPFVAFTKGSVDGLLQISASVWDEGQVKPIDDGWRQRIMTAHDEMAAKGMRVLGMALRGWSSQPDKNDEETLERDLIFVGMFGLIDPPRPEVRDSVAKCKAAGIRPVMITGDHPLTARHIAQQIGIADNDKFITGQELDRLSPSELEQEARDVSVFARVSPEHKLRLIDVYQNQGNIVSMTGDGVNDAPALKKADIGVAMGITGTDVAKGAAEMVLLDDNFATIVAAVEEGRIIYDNIRRFIKYLLTCNASEIAVMIIGPFLGMPLPLLPLQILWMNLVTDGLPALALGIEPPERDVMNRPPYSATESVFGRGMVTFIMVFGVVLSIAALGGGYWLWRDGDPAWRTALFTTLVFCQLAMALSVRSEKESLLRTGLLTNKPMVGALIITVVLQLVLIYWGPAQRIFRTTALPPRDLALAFGLSLVVLLLVEIWKYFVRARERNN is encoded by the coding sequence ATGGCAACTGAATGGTATAAACTTTCGATTGACCAGACGCTCAAAGAAGTCGGCAGCGCCCTTGACCGGGGACTGGCCGCCGACGAAGCGGCGCGCCGGCTGACCGAGCGCGGGCCGAACGAACTCCAGGAAAAGGCCGGCCGCTCCAAGCTGGAAATCATCTGGGAGCAATTCGCCAACATCCTGACCGTGCTGCTCATCCTGGCCGCCGGCGTCTCGGCCTTCCTGGGCGACTGGATCGAGGCTGTCGCCATCCTCATCATCGTCGTGCTCAACGGCATCCTGGGCTACAGCCAGGAGTATCGCGCCGAGCAGTCGATGGCCGCCCTGAAGCGCATGTCGGTGCCCATCGTCCGCGTGCGGCGCGACGGCCGCCTGCAAGAGGTGTCGGCCCGCGACCTCGTGCCCGGCGACGTGGTCGTCCTGGAGACGGGCAACATCGTCCCCGCCGACGGCCGCGTTACGACCAGCGTCAACATGCGCATCGAGGAGGCCGCCCTCACCGGCGAATCGGAGCCGGTGGAGAAGGATCAGTCGCTGGTCTTCAACGATGACCACGCCCTGGGCGACCGGCGCAATATGGTCTATAGCGGCACGCTGGTCAACTACGGCCGCGGCGAGTTCGTCGTCACCTCCACCGGCATGGAGACCGAACTGGGCCACATCGCCAACCTGATTCAGGGCGTCGAGGAGGATGACACCCCCTTGCAGGCCCGTCTCGACCGCCTCGGCCGCGCCCTGGCCTACGCCGCCCTGGCCCTGATCACCGTGATGATCGTCCTGGGCTTGCTGCGCGGCGAGACCGATTACGGCGAATTGCTGCTGACGGCCGTCAGTCTGGCCGTGGCCGCCATCCCCGAGGCGCTGACGGCCGTGGTCACCATCGCCCTGTCGCTGGGGGCGCAACGGATGCTCAAGCGGCAGGCGCTCATCCGCCGCCTGCCGGCCGTGGAAACGCTCGGCTCGGTCACCATCATCTGCTCCGACAAGACCGGCACGCTGACCCTCAACCGCATGACCGTGCAGGCCGTCGATATGGCGAACCACACCTATAGCTTCCAGCACAACGAGGCCACCCGCCGGCTGGAAATTATGAAGGTTGGCGGCGAGACCCCCCACCTGGGCACGAATCCGACGCTGGATCTGTTGCTCGTCAGTGGCGCGCTCAACAGCGACGCCATCCTGGCCCACGAGACCGAGGCCCAGGCCATCGGCGACCCGACCGAGGCCGCGCTGGTCAACGCCGCCGCCCTGGTGGAGATGCGCAAGCCCGACCTGGAACATGCCTTCCCGCGCATCGCCGAAGTACCGTTCGACTCCACCCGCAAGCGCATGACCACCGTCCACCGCGTGCCCAGCAACGATGACGAGGTGCCCGATAGTCTGGCCGCCGTCTGGCAGCGGCGCGACCTGGCCCAGGTGACCGAGCCGCCCTTCGTGGCCTTCACCAAGGGCAGCGTCGATGGCCTGCTGCAAATCTCGGCCTCCGTCTGGGACGAGGGGCAGGTGAAGCCAATCGATGACGGCTGGCGGCAGCGCATTATGACCGCCCACGACGAGATGGCCGCCAAGGGCATGCGCGTCCTGGGCATGGCCCTGCGCGGCTGGAGCAGCCAGCCCGACAAGAACGACGAAGAGACATTGGAGCGCGACCTCATCTTCGTCGGCATGTTCGGCCTCATCGACCCGCCGCGGCCGGAAGTGCGCGATTCGGTCGCCAAGTGCAAGGCCGCCGGCATTCGCCCGGTGATGATCACCGGCGACCACCCGCTGACCGCCCGCCACATCGCCCAACAGATCGGCATCGCCGACAACGACAAGTTCATCACCGGCCAGGAGCTGGATCGCCTCTCGCCCAGCGAACTGGAGCAGGAAGCGCGCGACGTGTCGGTCTTCGCCCGCGTGTCGCCGGAGCACAAGCTGCGGCTCATTGACGTCTACCAGAATCAGGGCAACATCGTCTCCATGACCGGTGACGGCGTGAACGACGCCCCGGCGCTGAAGAAGGCCGACATCGGCGTAGCGATGGGCATCACCGGCACCGACGTGGCCAAGGGCGCGGCCGAGATGGTGCTGCTCGACGACAACTTCGCCACTATCGTCGCCGCCGTCGAAGAGGGGCGGATCATCTACGACAACATCCGCCGCTTCATCAAGTATCTGCTGACCTGCAACGCCAGCGAGATCGCCGTGATGATCATCGGCCCGTTCCTGGGCATGCCCCTGCCCCTGCTGCCGCTGCAAATCCTGTGGATGAATCTGGTGACCGATGGCCTGCCGGCGCTGGCCCTGGGCATCGAACCGCCGGAGCGGGACGTGATGAACCGGCCGCCCTACTCGGCCACGGAGAGCGTCTTCGGCCGCGGCATGGTGACGTTCATCATGGTCTTCGGCGTCGTGCTGAGCATCGCCGCGCTGGGCGGCGGCTACTGGCTGTGGCGCGACGGCGACCCGGCCTGGCGCACGGCGCTCTTCACGACGCTGGTCTTCTGCCAATTGGCGATGGCCCTGTCGGTGCGCTCGGAGAAGGAGTCGCTGCTGCGCACCGGCCTGCTGACCAACAAGCCCATGGTCGGCGCGCTGATCATCACGGTGGTCTTGCAATTGGTGCTCATCTATTGGGGGCCGGCGCAACGCATCTTCCGAACCACCGCCCTGCCGCCGCGCGATTTGGCTCTGGCGTTTGGGTTGTCGCTGGTTGTCCTGCTGCTGGTGGAAATCTGGAAATACTTCGTCCGGGCGCGGGAAAGAAATAATTAG